The following are from one region of the Mauremys reevesii isolate NIE-2019 linkage group 2, ASM1616193v1, whole genome shotgun sequence genome:
- the LOC120398380 gene encoding inositol 1,4,5-trisphosphate receptor-interacting protein-like 1 → MAVGSLLFLAVLVIVHHPLRVSDKQDPATVQRTQQQEQRLALEMTRLQLEFEQRNQEERPGPHQSLGPNQSQGEEEATALRVAAKQGPNDVAWDGWLRGFLVIILLFELCRPSLEPESSYDSSSEDASSEEEEEDDAEAVPGGSCTQHPDFPDRAALEHFYEQHLQGVSENLASTCEFVEGLVNSLLEVCQVLTCQTFLPQLENCIGVASAFEGWCPHRDSEAYRVLVPLLPPKGHSFRLEMENVEGTLEKHGHILVELECMCKRERLLGDVVCLLHHAEEDLSDNIQGPFRVHLLCTSSHLDVEKTTLWFYSLVGKAWAVVAPNYNFQLTAQPSASSCKLSLACESRRALSIEIILGVQRGDSPVFLASHGAETGPPSSTVWLETFAVQEMLFFQWVSRYAPKDSCHLKCLQILIHLKECRLPILENRILTTYHFKTALMHLLLLLPVSEWRPEQLAQRLQDILSYLRRCLEEKCLYHFLIGNSTLASQIPVPKAFRNAKPLNLFQHLALEPAAHAQATSEFLEVMEQVRALQCSN, encoded by the coding sequence ATGGCTGTGGGCAGCCTGCTCTTCCTGGCGGTGCTGGTCATCGTGCACCACCCCCTGAGGGTCAGCGACAAGCAGGACCCGGCAACGGTGCAGCGGacgcagcagcaggagcagcggctggcCCTGGAGATGACGCGCCTGCAGTTGGAGTTTGAGCAGAGGAACCAAGAGGAGAGACCGGGCCCACACCAGAGCCTGGGGCCAAACCAGagccagggggaggaggaggccaCGGCGCTGCGGGTGGCAGCCAAGCAGGGGCCCAACGACGTGGCCTGGGATGGGTGGCTCCGTGGGTTCCTGGTCATTATCCTGCTCTTTGAGCTCTGCAGGCCAAGCCTGGAGCCCGAATCCAGCTACGACTCCAGCAGCGAGGATGCcagcagcgaggaggaggaggaggacgatgCCGAAGCAGTGCCAGGGGGCTCCTGCACCCAGCATCCCGACTTCCCCGACAGAGCGGCCCTGGAGCACTTTTATGAACAGCACCTCCAGGGAGTGTCCGAGAACCTGGCCAGCACCTGCGAGTTTGTGGAAGGTCTGGTGAACAGCCTGCTGGAGGTCTGCCAAGTCCTCACCTGCCAGACCTTCCTCCCACAGCTGGAGAACTGCATTGGCGTGGCCAGTGCCTTTGAAGGCTGGTGCCCCCATAGGGACTCCGAGGCCTACCGGGTGCTCGTGCCCCTGCTGCCACCCAAGGGGCATTCCTTCCGCCTGGAGATGGAGAATGTGGAGGGCACCCTGGAGAAGCACGGCCACATCCTGGTGGAGCTGGAGTGCATGTGCAAAAGGGAGAGGCTGCTGGGGGATGTGGTCTGCCTCCTGCACCACGCCGAGGAAGACCTGAGTGACAACATACAGGGGCCCTTCCGCGTGCACCTCTTGTGCACTAGCTCCCACTTGGATGTGGAAAAAACCACCCTCTGGTTCTACAGTCTGGTAGGCAAGGCCTGGGCCGTTGTGGCTCCCAACTACAACTTCCAGCTCACAGCCCAGCCCTCCGCCTCCTCCTGCAAGCTCAGCCTGGCTTGTGAGTCCAGGAGGGCCCTCTCCATTGAGATCATACTCGGGGTGCAGCGGGGAGACTCTCCAGTCTTCCTGGCCAGTCACGGGGCTGAGACAGGCCCCCCGAGCAGCACAGTCTGGCTAGAGACCTTCGCTGTCCAGGAAATGCTGTTCTTCCAGTGGGTGAGCAGGTACGCCCCAAAGGATAGCTGTCACCTGAAATGCCTCCAGATCCTCATCCACCTCAAGGAATGCAGGCTGCCCATCCTGGAGAACAGGATCCTTACCACCTACCACTTCAAAACCGCCCTGATGCACCTACTGCTCCTCCTGCCGGTGTCGGAATGGCGCCCGGAACAGCTAGCTCAGAGGCTGCAGGACATCCTCTCGTACCTGCGCCGTTGCCTGGAGGAGAAATGCCTCTACCACTTCCTGATTGGAAACAGCACCCTGGCCAGCCAGATCCCTGTCCCCAAGGCCTTCCGGAACGCCAAGCCCCTCAACCTCTTCCAGCATCTGGCACTGGAGCCTGCTGCTCATGCCCAGGCAACCAGCGAGTTCCTGGAAGTGATGGAGCAAGTCAGGGCTCTACAGTGCAGCAATTAG